Proteins co-encoded in one Polaromonas vacuolata genomic window:
- a CDS encoding cation transporter yields MPAHQHDDHDHNHAKHHDNHHGHNHGDAARAATDPRYRKILWFALVVNAAMFALELGAGFKSGSVSLLADAIDFFSDAINYALTLAVLGSGLMTRSRAALFKGCCMLVFGVFVIARAGWVFKQGATPEALTMGTVGLLALIANVSVAALLYAWREGDANMRSVWLCSRNDAIGNVAVMLAALGVLGTASAWPDLVVAVIMALLAIVGGWSVLGQARREMAAGSQTKADL; encoded by the coding sequence ATGCCTGCCCATCAACACGACGACCACGATCACAACCACGCAAAGCATCACGATAACCATCACGGCCATAACCACGGCGACGCAGCGCGCGCCGCAACAGACCCGCGTTACCGGAAAATTTTGTGGTTTGCCCTAGTCGTCAACGCCGCCATGTTTGCGCTGGAGTTAGGTGCAGGGTTTAAATCCGGTTCAGTCTCGCTATTGGCCGATGCGATTGATTTTTTCAGTGATGCGATCAACTATGCACTGACCTTGGCGGTGCTGGGCAGCGGGCTAATGACGCGCTCCCGAGCCGCGTTATTTAAAGGCTGCTGCATGCTGGTATTTGGCGTCTTTGTAATTGCCAGAGCCGGCTGGGTTTTTAAGCAAGGCGCAACACCCGAAGCACTCACCATGGGCACAGTTGGCTTACTCGCACTGATTGCCAACGTCAGCGTCGCAGCACTGCTATACGCCTGGCGCGAAGGCGACGCCAATATGCGCAGCGTCTGGCTTTGCTCACGCAACGACGCGATTGGCAATGTCGCGGTGATGCTGGCAGCGCTTGGTGTTTTGGGCACAGCCAGCGCTTGGCCGGATTTGGTGGTTGCTGTGATCATGGCGCTACTGGCGATTGTCGGTGGCTGGTCTGTGTTGGGACAGGCTAGGCGGGAGATGGCGGCGGGGAGTCAAACCAAAGCTGACCTTTAA
- a CDS encoding DUF4160 domain-containing protein — translation MVKRKIHGANRFTRWSISLILFFKRRVASSCTYFPPFFHPVGEAKFWLTPEVHLANSIGLSKRQLLDAKEIIQTHIKEIHHAWNTHFSA, via the coding sequence ATGGTAAAAAGGAAAATTCATGGCGCCAACCGTTTTACGCGATGGTCAATTTCGCTTATTCTTTTTTTCAAGAGAAGAGTCGCGAGTTCATGTACATATTTCCCACCCTTTTTCCATCCTGTTGGAGAAGCCAAATTTTGGTTAACGCCAGAAGTGCATCTGGCCAATTCAATAGGACTATCAAAGCGGCAATTGTTAGATGCCAAAGAAATAATCCAGACACATATCAAGGAAATTCATCATGCATGGAACACTCACT